The Acidimicrobiales bacterium genome has a window encoding:
- a CDS encoding arylamine N-acetyltransferase encodes MTLREGGPAVDTAWRLDGGLVGDVLDRLGVAAPTTPDLPSLTALYTAWCRTVPSDNLLKRIHLSARDPGPLPVTNATEFLEAYLEFGTGGTCWGAAMGLYGLLAAVGYDVSVGAGHMVGITPPWAGPAHGCVLVNLDGALYDIDGYVLCEEPIPLAPTAPTRGGSPLLAAEATPVDGTWEVRFRTGHSERRLTYRINVRTDDPDLYSRRWEISRERSVLNTLFVIRRNTDDGGVITYSRNKVHRLEPDGALTTDVVTDDERDTLLVGSFGLSPAIVEKLPPDEPDAKDIP; translated from the coding sequence ATGACGCTGCGGGAGGGAGGTCCGGCGGTGGACACAGCGTGGCGTCTCGACGGCGGGCTGGTCGGGGACGTCCTCGACCGGCTTGGCGTCGCCGCGCCGACCACCCCGGACCTCCCCTCGCTCACCGCGCTGTACACGGCCTGGTGTCGCACGGTGCCCTCGGACAACCTGCTGAAGCGCATCCACCTCTCGGCGCGGGACCCGGGTCCCCTGCCCGTGACGAACGCCACCGAGTTCCTCGAGGCGTACCTCGAGTTCGGCACCGGTGGGACCTGCTGGGGTGCGGCGATGGGCCTCTACGGGCTTCTCGCCGCAGTCGGTTACGACGTGTCGGTCGGGGCCGGGCACATGGTCGGTATCACTCCGCCGTGGGCCGGGCCTGCTCACGGGTGCGTACTCGTGAACCTCGACGGCGCGCTGTACGACATCGACGGCTACGTGCTGTGTGAGGAGCCGATACCCCTGGCCCCGACGGCACCCACCCGGGGCGGATCGCCGCTGCTCGCAGCGGAGGCGACGCCGGTGGACGGCACCTGGGAGGTGCGTTTCCGCACGGGTCACAGCGAACGTCGACTGACCTACCGGATCAACGTCCGCACCGACGACCCCGATCTCTACTCGCGACGGTGGGAGATCTCGCGGGAGCGCAGCGTCCTCAACACCCTCTTCGTCATCCGACGCAACACCGACGACGGCGGCGTGATCACCTACTCCCGCAACAAGGTCCACCGCCTCGAACCCGACGGGGCACTCACGACCGACGTGGTCACCGACGACGAGCGCGACACCCTCCTCGTCGGCAGCTTCGGCCTGTCGCCGGCCATCGTGGAGAAGCTTCCGCCCGACGAACCCGACGCGAAGGACATCCCCTGA